In a genomic window of Branchiostoma floridae strain S238N-H82 chromosome 19, Bfl_VNyyK, whole genome shotgun sequence:
- the LOC118406719 gene encoding 39S ribosomal protein L23, mitochondrial-like — translation MASSLVFRQLLKHRLPWHPDHPKLKVLLTPFCIKLVRPGKPQPPDTLQFQIPMEMGRQELKIYLEELYNIPVADIRVRIQMGKRARNWQNRMYWKTEDYKVAYVVMRDGQTFNFPDLLTKKEEDKTEVEKMEEQMYEKEVDKQREVTRRGGINTWF, via the exons ATGGCGTCGTCCTTGGTGTTCAGACAGCTATTGAAACA CCGGTTACCTTGGCACCCAGATCACCCCAAACTGAAGGTGCTGCTCACCCCCTTCTGTATCAAGTTGGTACGACCCGGCAAGCCCCAACCCCCCGACACACTACAGTTCCAGATACCTATGGA GATGGGGAGGCAAGAACTGAAAATCTACTTAGAGGAGCTGTACAATATTCCTGTGGCGGACATTCGTGTTAGAATACAGATGG GAAAAAGAGCAAGAAACTGGCAGAACAGAATGTACTGGAAGACAGAAGACTACAAAGTTGCCTATGTTGTTATG AGAGATGGACAGACATTCAATTTTCCCGACTTGCTCACCAAGAAGGAAGAAGACAAGACAGAGGTGGAAAAGATGGAAGAACAAATGTACGAGAAGGAAGTCGACAAACAGAGAGAAGTGACAAGAAGAGGGGGAATTAACACCTGGTTTTGA
- the LOC118407240 gene encoding nucleoporin Nup37-like, producing the protein MADQEVNSTYSFEVQGYVHVVEFCPFEQSSQLVAYGGNNRVSVAKCVFPEEDKELGDLEYEHLRDFHHGTRVDAIAWSPQTNVNTLPRVVRFCTAGSDRKIRIFSSDLKEKDSVQVLEGHTDYVNDVVFEPTNGDQVASVSDDHTCRVWDLDGTQKAVMPLKGPGVSVRWHPDDPAKLMVAEKTGIIRFYDIITCQPIMSLDCGHAPLTSADWCRTDPLTVGAVAGSDWFMWDVTRSSRPEDRRQVHPEGAKNFRWCRVSEKLFATCGRPGNQVKVFHKGHHQTPVSSSMMVQGGLSWHARLPVCAVGGDRVIHMWLAEL; encoded by the exons ATGGCAGACCAGGAAGTGAACAGCACGTACTCGTTTGAGGTCCAGGGTTACGTGCATGTAGTGGAGTTCTGTCCGTTCGAACAGTCGTCACAACTCGTGGCTTACGGAGGAAACAACCGCGTTTCTGTGGCGAAGTGTGTGTTTCCG GAAGAAGACAAGGAGTTGGGGGATCTTGAGTACGAACACCTGCGTGACTTCCACCACGGTACGAGAGTCGACGCCATCGCTTGGAGTCCGCAAACCAACGTCAACACTCTTCCAAGAGTTGTCAG ATTCTGCACGGCTGGTTCAGACAGAAAGATTCGGATCTTCTCGTCAGATTTGAAGGAAAAAGACTCTGTACAG GTTTTGGAGGGTCACACAGATTACGTTAATGATGTCGTGTTTGAGCCAACCAATGGGGATCAGGTGGCAAGCGTGAGCGACGACCACACCTGTCGTGTCTGGGACCTGGACGGGACACAGAAGGCTGTCATGCCGCTAAAGGGCCCGGGGGTGTCCGTACGCTGGCACCCAGATGATCCCGCGAAG TTGATGGTAGCTGAAAAAACAGGCATCATCCGGTTCTATGATATCATCACCTGCCAGCCAATCATGTCGCTGGATTGTGGCCACGCCCCTCTGACCTCAGCTGATTGGTGCAGGACGGACCCGCTGACAGTCGGGGCTGTAGCaggctctgattggttcatgtgGGACGTGACGCGCTCCAGTCGTCCAGAGGACAGGCGACAGGTCCATCCAGAGGGCGCCAAGAACTTCAG ATGGTGTCGGGTGAGTGAAAAGCTGTTTGCCACCTGTGGTCGTCCCGGCAACCAAGTAAAGGTGTTCCACAAGGGGCATCATCAG ACACCAGTTTCCAGTAGTATGATGGTCCAGGGCGGTCTATCGTGGCACGCGAGGCTGCCTGTCTGTGCTGTCGGTGGGGACAGAGTCATACACATGTGGCTAGCCGAGTTGTAA